A single genomic interval of Clostridium facile harbors:
- the abc-f gene encoding ribosomal protection-like ABC-F family protein — MSLISIQNLTFSYDGNDQTIFDHVSFQFDTHWKLGFIGRNGRGKTTFLRLLQKEFSYTGTISCAVPLYYFPMRIPDQDEMVVDLLSIFNPNCDLWMFQREFSLLKLDESVLYRPYSTLSNGEQTKIQLASLFLQENSFLLIDEPTNHLDWHGRQTVARYLNQKKQGFLLVSHDRTFLDQCVDHILSINRNNIEVQQGNCSSWLENKRRQDQFEQMENEKLQKEICRLQKSAQQTANWSDKLEKTKIGTRISGLKPDRGYIGHKSAKMMQRSKSIQQRRQKAIEQKSSLLKNIETTATLKLSPLVWHTNTVASCSNLSIAYDNISVCQDVAFTIQRGDRIALCGKNGCGKSSILKLFQGYSIPYQGEISIHPNLQISYLPQDCSQLNGDLKEFIQQHNLEESLFKAILRKLDFSRSLFDLPMEGYSNGQKKKIYLAASLCKPAHLYLWDEPLNYIDLYSRIQIEELLLQYQPTLLFVEHDQSFLEHVATKQVVLSSSCPIHKNIV, encoded by the coding sequence ATGTCTTTGATTTCAATTCAAAATTTAACCTTTTCTTATGATGGAAATGATCAAACCATCTTTGACCATGTCTCTTTCCAGTTTGATACCCATTGGAAACTAGGATTTATTGGTAGGAATGGACGAGGAAAAACCACTTTCCTGCGCCTATTGCAAAAAGAATTCTCTTATACTGGCACTATCTCCTGTGCAGTACCACTTTATTATTTTCCAATGCGAATTCCTGACCAGGATGAAATGGTAGTGGATTTGCTTTCGATATTCAACCCCAACTGTGATTTATGGATGTTTCAACGGGAATTTTCCCTGTTGAAATTGGATGAATCTGTATTATATCGACCTTATTCTACATTAAGTAATGGAGAACAGACAAAAATACAACTGGCGTCCCTATTTTTACAAGAAAACAGCTTTTTATTGATTGATGAACCCACCAACCATCTGGATTGGCATGGGCGCCAAACGGTTGCCCGCTATCTCAATCAAAAGAAACAGGGGTTTCTGCTGGTTTCCCATGATAGAACTTTTCTAGACCAGTGTGTAGACCATATCCTTTCCATAAACCGAAACAATATAGAGGTACAACAAGGAAATTGTTCCAGCTGGCTGGAGAACAAACGGCGTCAAGATCAGTTTGAACAAATGGAAAATGAAAAACTACAAAAAGAGATTTGTCGTTTACAAAAATCAGCCCAGCAAACTGCCAATTGGTCAGACAAATTGGAAAAAACTAAAATCGGGACCCGAATTTCAGGCTTAAAGCCGGACAGAGGATATATTGGACACAAATCCGCTAAAATGATGCAACGCTCTAAGTCCATACAACAACGCCGCCAAAAGGCAATTGAGCAAAAATCTTCTTTGCTTAAAAATATCGAAACAACCGCTACCCTAAAATTGTCCCCCCTTGTTTGGCATACGAATACAGTAGCATCCTGCTCTAATCTCTCTATTGCATATGATAATATTTCTGTTTGCCAGGATGTCGCCTTTACCATCCAACGTGGGGATCGGATTGCGCTGTGCGGAAAAAATGGATGTGGAAAATCCAGTATTTTAAAATTATTCCAGGGCTATTCCATTCCTTATCAGGGTGAAATCTCAATTCATCCCAATTTACAAATTTCCTATCTTCCTCAGGACTGTTCCCAGCTAAACGGAGATCTAAAAGAATTTATCCAACAGCACAACTTAGAAGAAAGCCTATTCAAGGCAATTTTAAGGAAACTGGATTTCTCCCGCTCCCTTTTTGATCTGCCAATGGAGGGTTATAGCAATGGGCAAAAGAAAAAAATATACCTTGCTGCCAGCTTATGCAAACCTGCCCATTTATATCTTTGGGACGAACCCCTTAATTATATTGATTTGTACTCCCGCATCCAGATAGAAGAATTGCTGCTGCAATACCAGCCCACCCTCCTGTTTGTGGAACACGACCAATCTTTTCTGGAACATGTTGCCACCAAACAAGTTGTATTGTCATCTTCTTGTCCTATTCACAAAAATATTGTATGA
- a CDS encoding response regulator transcription factor: MYHIFIVEDDSSITKMIQTTLEIGGYQSSTCENGKQAVEQILSQPFDLILLDVMLPDMDGFSILEQIRHLDIPVIFLTALQEVTDKVKGLRLGAEDYIVKPFEAMELLARIEVVLRRTHRENTQLSYQNILVNTEQHMVYRNDIPINLTPKEFEVLVFFLKHPNIAITRERLLSSIWGYEYEGETRTVDIHIQQIRKKLGLKDKLVTIPKLGYRLDQ; this comes from the coding sequence ATGTACCATATTTTTATTGTAGAAGATGACTCTTCCATTACAAAAATGATCCAAACTACGTTGGAAATTGGTGGATACCAAAGCAGCACTTGCGAAAACGGGAAACAGGCGGTAGAACAAATTTTATCCCAGCCATTTGACCTTATCCTGTTAGATGTCATGCTGCCGGATATGGATGGTTTTTCTATTTTGGAACAAATCCGCCATCTGGATATTCCAGTGATTTTTTTAACCGCCTTACAGGAAGTAACCGACAAAGTAAAAGGGTTGCGTCTGGGAGCAGAAGATTATATTGTCAAACCGTTTGAGGCAATGGAACTGCTGGCAAGGATTGAAGTTGTCCTACGCCGTACCCATCGGGAAAACACCCAGCTATCCTACCAGAATATTTTAGTGAACACCGAACAGCATATGGTGTACCGAAATGATATCCCTATCAACCTAACCCCAAAAGAGTTTGAAGTATTGGTGTTTTTCCTGAAACATCCCAATATCGCCATCACCAGGGAACGGCTCTTATCCTCTATTTGGGGCTATGAATACGAAGGGGAAACCAGAACAGTGGACATCCATATCCAACAAATCCGAAAAAAATTAGGTTTAAAAGATAAACTGGTAACCATCCCAAAATTGGGGTACCGGTTAGATCAATGA
- a CDS encoding sensor histidine kinase — MRLWQKIFLCTLLLTVCSVNLIIFLLLTNNYRQTIQQQKQVAFTQHISMINSIQNAINYEKLKISLLILDQEYVKNTVLEILSKNNNDAVSFWIYDQNQNQISSGDCPWSFQPLLQQAEQSDDYQTQLVRTDSKSHLLITSKVILNYETYYLSSAFDITNLEQSYQQQIRSTQWLSMLCSIFIAGVLMIFVQILLRPLQRINQGTKEIAQGNYQKRLSCKGSTEILELASNMNQMADSIQEKIDDLEQVAENRQQFIANLAHEMKTPLTSILGFADIIRIKKDLSEQERQEYAGIIVKETKRLSGLSGKLMELILVGQEKLQMQETELNQLLQEVVESFQPILQNHKIQIQQQLEGGRMQMEPELFRSMVYNILENAIKASPAGSTIWIFQNNLDNGEITISIKDQGMGISKEDLKKVTEPFYMVDKSRSRKAGGAGLGLALCEKIAQLHHGNIQIESQLGEGTTVTIHLERGKMN, encoded by the coding sequence ATGCGTTTATGGCAAAAAATATTCCTTTGTACACTGCTTTTAACGGTGTGTTCGGTTAATTTAATTATTTTTCTGCTTTTGACTAACAACTATCGTCAGACGATACAACAGCAAAAACAGGTGGCATTTACACAGCATATTTCTATGATTAACTCCATACAAAATGCCATCAACTATGAGAAATTAAAAATTTCCCTGCTCATTTTAGATCAGGAATATGTCAAAAATACGGTTCTGGAAATTCTTTCGAAAAATAATAACGATGCTGTTTCCTTTTGGATTTATGACCAAAATCAAAACCAGATTTCTTCTGGTGACTGTCCTTGGAGTTTCCAGCCATTGTTACAACAAGCGGAACAATCCGATGATTATCAAACACAGCTAGTCCGGACAGATTCTAAGTCCCACCTACTTATCACATCCAAGGTTATATTAAATTATGAAACATACTATCTGTCCAGCGCGTTTGATATTACCAACCTCGAGCAGAGTTATCAACAGCAAATTCGTTCTACCCAATGGCTCAGTATGTTGTGCTCTATTTTTATTGCTGGAGTTTTGATGATTTTTGTCCAAATCCTGCTCCGACCACTACAACGGATTAACCAAGGGACCAAAGAGATCGCCCAAGGGAACTACCAAAAACGGTTAAGCTGCAAGGGCTCCACCGAGATCTTGGAACTAGCCTCCAACATGAACCAAATGGCAGATTCTATCCAGGAAAAAATAGATGATTTGGAGCAGGTAGCAGAAAATCGGCAGCAGTTTATCGCCAATCTTGCCCATGAGATGAAAACCCCGCTTACCTCCATTTTAGGGTTTGCGGATATTATACGGATTAAAAAGGATTTATCCGAGCAAGAACGTCAAGAATATGCAGGAATCATTGTAAAAGAAACCAAGCGGCTCAGTGGATTATCTGGAAAACTAATGGAATTGATTTTGGTTGGACAGGAAAAATTACAAATGCAGGAAACCGAATTGAATCAATTGTTACAGGAAGTCGTGGAATCCTTTCAGCCTATTTTACAAAACCATAAAATTCAAATCCAACAACAGCTGGAAGGTGGCAGAATGCAAATGGAACCGGAATTATTCCGCTCTATGGTATACAATATTTTAGAAAACGCCATCAAAGCTTCTCCAGCTGGAAGTACTATCTGGATTTTCCAAAATAATTTGGACAACGGTGAGATTACAATTTCTATAAAGGACCAAGGAATGGGGATTTCCAAAGAAGATTTAAAAAAGGTTACCGAGCCGTTTTACATGGTGGATAAATCCCGTTCCCGAAAAGCAGGAGGGGCCGGACTTGGTCTGGCACTATGTGAAAAAATTGCCCAGCTCCACCATGGCAATATCCAAATTGAAAGCCAGTTAGGAGAAGGGACTACTGTTACCATTCATCTTGAAAGGGGGAAAATGAATTGA
- a CDS encoding C39 family peptidase gives MKKGSIKYYLTAVLSVLFVITTIAVVVFNTGWVSSKSNEYFLQNTNHKTEKCLSVPYMNQSDEYPTGCEIVSAAMVLQYYQYDIPVNQLIDCYLDKQEIWSSGGKLYGGNPNEVFVGDPRNSNSYGCYAPVITNMLNQVLTNHTAKTLNNISLEKLANDYISKGQPVLVWVTIDMKSSYEGTKIYQQDGSTFQWIAPEHCMVFIGYDEESYYFNDPYQNHGVVQYPKELVQQRYQEMQQQAVIVTPN, from the coding sequence ATGAAGAAAGGGTCAATCAAATATTATTTAACAGCAGTTTTATCTGTTTTATTTGTAATAACAACCATAGCTGTCGTAGTTTTCAATACAGGTTGGGTTTCCAGCAAAAGCAATGAATATTTTTTACAAAATACAAACCATAAAACAGAAAAATGTCTATCCGTCCCCTATATGAATCAGTCAGATGAATATCCTACTGGATGCGAAATTGTCAGCGCGGCCATGGTATTACAATATTACCAATACGATATTCCTGTAAATCAGCTGATTGATTGTTATTTGGACAAACAGGAAATCTGGAGCAGTGGGGGTAAACTATATGGTGGAAACCCAAATGAAGTATTTGTAGGCGATCCAAGAAACAGTAATAGTTATGGATGTTATGCACCTGTTATTACCAATATGTTAAACCAGGTACTTACAAACCATACCGCAAAAACGCTTAACAATATTAGCCTGGAAAAGTTGGCAAACGATTATATCTCCAAAGGGCAACCCGTTTTAGTTTGGGTAACTATTGATATGAAGTCCTCTTATGAGGGGACAAAAATCTACCAGCAAGACGGTTCTACCTTTCAGTGGATTGCGCCGGAACACTGTATGGTTTTCATCGGATACGATGAGGAATCCTATTATTTTAATGATCCTTATCAAAACCATGGGGTGGTCCAATATCCAAAAGAACTGGTACAACAGCGCTATCAGGAAATGCAGCAGCAAGCTGTTATCGTCACCCCAAACTAA
- a CDS encoding HAD family hydrolase yields MRYCGVIFDLDGTLLDSNWVWDKIDEEFPKKLGLDVKKNFYDEIAHMTTDQAAEYMIKEYHVSLTNKELQQLWLDMALDLYEHQVELKPGAMELLQKLKQQGIPFSLATSSFPNLCKRSLTRIGIYQDFHTILYSNDFGKNKENPDIYMAAADAMGVPYHQCLVFEDIIAPLQALHRIGMGFAAVYEPHHERTAALLQQQADYYIQDFNEFLEKYYSQTFEI; encoded by the coding sequence ATGAGATATTGTGGTGTGATTTTTGATTTAGATGGAACCTTGTTGGATTCCAACTGGGTATGGGACAAAATAGATGAAGAATTTCCTAAAAAATTAGGATTGGATGTAAAAAAGAATTTTTATGATGAGATTGCCCATATGACAACAGATCAGGCAGCGGAATATATGATAAAGGAATACCATGTTTCACTAACCAATAAGGAATTACAACAGTTGTGGTTGGACATGGCACTGGATTTATACGAACACCAGGTAGAATTGAAGCCAGGAGCTATGGAATTATTACAAAAATTAAAACAGCAGGGGATACCATTTAGTTTGGCAACATCCAGTTTTCCAAACTTATGTAAACGCTCACTGACCAGGATTGGGATTTATCAAGATTTCCACACCATTTTATATAGTAATGATTTTGGAAAAAATAAAGAAAATCCAGATATTTATATGGCGGCAGCGGATGCCATGGGGGTTCCGTATCATCAATGCTTAGTGTTTGAGGATATCATAGCCCCATTGCAGGCACTGCACCGCATTGGAATGGGGTTTGCAGCCGTGTATGAGCCACACCATGAACGGACAGCGGCATTACTACAACAGCAGGCGGATTATTATATCCAAGATTTTAATGAGTTTTTAGAGAAATACTATTCTCAGACATTTGAAATTTAA
- a CDS encoding pyridoxamine 5'-phosphate oxidase family protein, with protein sequence MRRADREVNNIQKIEEIIQTCDCCHLGLIDEDKPYIVPLNFGYLREKDTPIFYFHSANFGKKLDLIRQNPLVGFELDTKHQLSVGNTACNYSFYYQSIIGAGKISIVEEIQQKKKALQVIMQHYTKTSNWEFSDQSLTAITILKLTVTEMTCKEHQQPR encoded by the coding sequence ATGCGCAGAGCAGATCGGGAAGTAAACAATATACAAAAAATAGAGGAAATCATCCAAACCTGTGACTGTTGCCACCTGGGATTGATAGATGAGGATAAACCCTATATTGTTCCATTAAATTTTGGCTATCTTCGTGAGAAAGATACTCCAATCTTTTACTTTCACAGCGCAAACTTTGGTAAAAAGCTAGATCTAATCCGTCAAAACCCATTAGTGGGTTTTGAATTGGACACAAAACATCAGCTTTCTGTAGGAAATACTGCCTGCAACTATTCTTTTTACTATCAAAGTATCATTGGTGCAGGTAAAATCTCTATTGTAGAAGAAATCCAACAAAAGAAAAAGGCGTTACAGGTGATTATGCAACATTATACTAAAACATCCAATTGGGAATTTTCTGACCAATCCCTTACTGCTATTACCATTTTAAAACTGACGGTAACCGAGATGACCTGTAAAGAACATCAACAACCAAGATAG
- a CDS encoding thiamine diphosphokinase, which translates to MRAVIITGGSIQNYPAIKQYIQPNDYIICADSGYDHAVKMEITPNLLVGDMDSIHADLPTENIRIFPAKKDDTDTEIAISAALEQGCDDILILGGIGSRMDHTLANILFLKQLHDQKISAKIVNENNEIRLMGSQENITLQGHPGDLLSLIPITDCIGVTNKGFEYPLIQEDLPLGTTRGVSNVFLSDTGSISLQNGLLLVMQCRDLSY; encoded by the coding sequence ATGAGGGCAGTTATTATTACAGGAGGTTCTATTCAGAATTATCCTGCTATCAAACAATACATTCAACCAAACGACTATATTATCTGTGCGGACAGTGGCTATGATCATGCTGTTAAGATGGAAATCACCCCAAACCTTTTGGTGGGGGATATGGACTCCATCCATGCGGATTTGCCAACTGAAAATATACGGATTTTTCCTGCAAAAAAAGACGATACCGATACAGAAATAGCCATTTCCGCAGCTCTAGAACAGGGATGTGACGATATTTTGATATTGGGTGGTATTGGGAGCCGAATGGACCATACATTGGCGAATATCTTATTCTTAAAACAGCTACATGATCAAAAAATCTCTGCAAAAATCGTAAATGAGAACAATGAGATTCGGTTAATGGGTTCCCAAGAGAATATTACATTACAAGGACATCCAGGAGATTTGCTCTCTTTAATCCCCATTACAGATTGTATCGGTGTTACCAACAAAGGTTTTGAATACCCTTTGATTCAGGAAGATCTCCCTTTAGGAACAACGAGAGGGGTAAGCAATGTGTTTTTATCGGATACGGGAAGTATCTCCCTCCAAAACGGCTTATTGTTGGTAATGCAGTGCCGTGACCTGAGCTATTGA